In a single window of the Massilia oculi genome:
- the gltX gene encoding glutamate--tRNA ligase encodes MTVRTRFAPSPTGYLHLGGARTALYSWAYARHFGGTFVLRIEDTDLERSTPEAVQAILDGMKWLGLEHDEGPFYQMQRMDRYREVVKGMLDAGTAYLCYCSPEEVEAMRERMRAAGEKPRYDGTWRPEPGKTLPGVPEGVKPVVRFKNPLDGEVTWHDVVKGPITIGNKELDDLVIARPDGTPTYNFCVAVDDWDMKITHVLRGDDHVNNTPRQINILRALGAELPQYGHLPMILGADGQKLSKRHGAVSVMDYPEQGYLPEAMLNYLARLGWSHGDDEIFSMQQFTEWFNLEHLTASAAQFNHEKLGWLNNHYIKQTDNERLAQLALPKLERDGARFDGAPALPTVLGLMKERANTINELADAAMLFYRDPQPDPELLALHLTDAVRAALGTFAERSATVEWNKAALAAMLKEVLAAHSLKMPQLAMPLRLLLTGQLQTPAIDAVLELFGRDVVLARVQKGL; translated from the coding sequence ATGACCGTTCGCACCCGATTCGCTCCCAGCCCGACCGGCTACCTCCACCTGGGCGGCGCGCGCACCGCGCTGTACTCCTGGGCCTATGCCCGCCACTTCGGCGGCACCTTCGTCCTGCGCATCGAGGACACCGACCTCGAACGTTCGACGCCGGAAGCGGTGCAGGCGATCCTGGACGGCATGAAGTGGCTGGGCCTGGAGCACGACGAAGGCCCGTTCTACCAGATGCAGCGCATGGACCGCTATCGCGAGGTGGTCAAGGGCATGCTGGACGCCGGCACCGCCTATCTGTGCTACTGCTCGCCGGAAGAAGTCGAGGCGATGCGCGAGCGCATGCGCGCGGCCGGCGAAAAGCCGCGCTACGACGGCACCTGGCGGCCGGAACCGGGCAAGACCCTCCCAGGCGTGCCGGAAGGCGTCAAGCCGGTGGTGCGCTTCAAGAACCCGCTGGACGGCGAAGTGACCTGGCATGATGTGGTCAAGGGCCCGATCACGATCGGCAACAAGGAGCTGGACGACCTGGTCATCGCGCGTCCGGACGGCACCCCGACCTATAACTTCTGCGTCGCGGTCGACGACTGGGACATGAAGATTACCCACGTGCTGCGCGGCGACGACCACGTGAACAATACCCCGCGCCAGATCAACATCCTGCGCGCGCTCGGCGCCGAGCTGCCGCAGTATGGCCACCTGCCGATGATCCTGGGCGCCGACGGCCAGAAGCTGTCCAAGCGCCACGGCGCGGTGAGCGTGATGGACTACCCGGAGCAGGGCTATCTGCCGGAAGCGATGCTGAACTACCTGGCGCGCCTGGGCTGGAGCCACGGCGACGACGAGATCTTCTCGATGCAGCAGTTCACCGAGTGGTTCAACCTGGAGCACCTGACCGCATCGGCGGCCCAGTTCAACCACGAAAAGCTGGGCTGGCTGAACAACCACTATATCAAGCAGACCGACAACGAGCGCCTGGCGCAGCTGGCGCTGCCGAAGCTGGAGCGCGACGGCGCGCGCTTCGATGGCGCCCCGGCGCTGCCGACCGTGCTGGGCCTGATGAAGGAGCGCGCCAACACGATCAACGAGCTGGCCGATGCGGCGATGCTGTTCTACCGCGATCCGCAGCCGGATCCGGAACTGCTGGCCCTGCACCTGACCGACGCCGTGCGCGCCGCGCTGGGCACCTTCGCCGAGCGCTCTGCCACCGTGGAGTGGAACAAGGCGGCGCTGGCCGCCATGCTGAAGGAAGTGCTGGCCGCCCACAGCCTCAAGATGCCGCAACTGGCCATGCCGCTGCGCCTGCTGTTGACGGGCCAGCTGCAGACGCCGGCGATCGATGCGGTGCTGGAACTGTTCGGGCGCGACGTCGTGCTGGCGCGCGTGCAGAAGGGGCTGTAA
- a CDS encoding S8 family serine peptidase, with amino-acid sequence MPKHTKGSAGEAQETPNPTPDGAGAKRTATAAGAINGATAIARGRPVAERKKKYLVAPRATLTGAFGASSWVAPLGLSAVQQALRTLPDIDVVDTIATRGGMAPAGFGPAAMGEPADGVVVARMTDQKARELLQRGQGQLLVERDQHLELLDPMLRRPDLVSSLTPYHGPQAELLLVVVGKDGAPLPDVEVSLFGGALPSSAVTGADGVARLRLYGEDAHTISGLYVKPRTDYWSLYQRDPDLSVDEPNLVMLRPLADWPALRGMPQQSAMGWGARAMRLDQVPQQFRGRGIKIAVIDSGAATTHGNLNQIHAGFDVVNKTINRSTWNVDTLGHGSHCAGVIAAADPAWGIRGFAPEAEIHICKLFPGGQVSQLIDALEYCIEQGIDVVNLSLGGGSPSEALEWQIVRAKQAGVACIAAAGNSAAAVQYPASSPHVLAVAAIGKIGEFPPDSYHAETIGPDGDMQGYFTARFSCFGPQIDVCAPGVAVVSSVPPNNFAAWDGTSMAAPHVTGLAALVLAHRPEFQSMSLPRSPERVERLFQVLRMSARPVTLGDANRIGYGLPDALVALGLTMAQSSMAWQGAAASVGIPAGMFATSPGDGARLGMGPAGGGGQVGTMQYPFAGLRPSGW; translated from the coding sequence ATGCCAAAACATACGAAAGGCTCCGCCGGCGAAGCCCAGGAGACGCCCAACCCGACTCCTGACGGCGCAGGAGCCAAGCGCACCGCAACCGCGGCAGGCGCCATCAATGGCGCCACGGCCATCGCACGCGGCCGTCCGGTCGCCGAACGCAAGAAAAAATACCTGGTCGCCCCGCGCGCGACCCTCACCGGCGCCTTCGGCGCCAGCAGCTGGGTCGCGCCGCTGGGGCTATCGGCCGTCCAGCAGGCCCTGCGTACGCTGCCCGACATCGACGTGGTCGATACCATCGCCACCCGCGGGGGCATGGCGCCGGCCGGCTTCGGCCCGGCCGCCATGGGCGAGCCGGCCGATGGCGTGGTGGTGGCGCGCATGACCGACCAGAAAGCCCGCGAACTGCTGCAGCGAGGCCAGGGGCAGCTCTTGGTCGAGCGCGACCAGCACCTGGAGCTGCTCGATCCCATGCTGCGCCGCCCCGACCTCGTCAGTTCGCTGACGCCCTACCACGGACCGCAGGCCGAACTGCTGCTCGTCGTGGTCGGCAAGGACGGCGCGCCGCTGCCTGACGTCGAGGTCTCGCTGTTCGGCGGTGCGCTGCCGAGCTCGGCGGTTACCGGCGCGGACGGAGTCGCCCGCCTGCGCCTGTATGGAGAGGACGCGCACACGATCAGCGGCCTGTACGTCAAGCCGCGCACCGATTACTGGAGCCTCTACCAGCGCGATCCCGACCTGAGCGTGGACGAACCGAACCTCGTCATGCTGCGTCCGCTGGCCGACTGGCCTGCCCTGCGGGGAATGCCGCAGCAGAGCGCCATGGGCTGGGGCGCGCGCGCCATGCGCCTCGACCAGGTGCCCCAGCAATTCCGCGGCCGCGGCATCAAGATCGCCGTCATCGATTCCGGCGCCGCCACCACGCATGGCAACCTCAACCAGATCCATGCCGGCTTCGACGTCGTCAACAAGACAATCAACCGCTCCACCTGGAACGTCGATACGCTCGGGCATGGCTCGCACTGCGCCGGCGTGATCGCCGCCGCCGATCCGGCCTGGGGCATACGGGGCTTCGCGCCCGAGGCCGAGATCCACATCTGCAAGCTGTTTCCTGGCGGCCAGGTGAGCCAGTTGATCGACGCCCTGGAATACTGCATCGAACAGGGTATCGACGTCGTCAACCTGAGCCTGGGCGGCGGCTCGCCGTCCGAAGCGCTGGAATGGCAGATCGTGCGCGCCAAGCAGGCCGGCGTCGCCTGCATCGCCGCGGCCGGCAACTCGGCCGCGGCCGTCCAGTATCCGGCGTCGTCGCCCCACGTGCTCGCGGTGGCGGCGATCGGCAAGATCGGCGAGTTCCCGCCCGATAGCTACCATGCCGAAACCATCGGCCCGGATGGCGACATGCAGGGTTACTTTACGGCCAGGTTCAGCTGCTTCGGACCGCAGATCGATGTCTGCGCCCCGGGCGTGGCCGTGGTGTCGTCCGTTCCTCCCAATAACTTCGCAGCCTGGGACGGCACCTCGATGGCGGCGCCCCACGTCACCGGGCTTGCCGCCCTGGTGCTGGCGCACCGTCCCGAATTCCAGTCCATGTCGCTGCCGCGTTCGCCGGAGCGGGTCGAGCGCCTGTTCCAAGTATTGCGGATGAGCGCGCGCCCCGTCACGCTGGGCGATGCGAACCGGATCGGCTATGGCTTGCCGGACGCCCTGGTGGCGCTGGGCCTGACCATGGCGCAGTCCAGCATGGCATGGCAAGGTGCGGCCGCCAGTGTCGGCATTCCCGCCGGGATGTTTGCGACGTCACCAGGCGACGGCGCCCGCCTGGGCATGGGACCGGCGGGCGGCGGCGGCCAGGTCGGAACGATGCAATACCCATTCGCGGGCTTGCGGCCGTCGGGATGGTGA
- the earP gene encoding elongation factor P maturation arginine rhamnosyltransferase EarP encodes MFQNSSAPSLAIFCKVVDNYGDIGICWRLARQLRHEHGVAATLWVDDLASFRRICPQVDPDAAAQAVQGVAVRHWGGQDDVYAVGDIPDVVIEFFGCELPPSWVEAMAARTPRPVWINYEGLTAEEWVEGCHRLPSMHPRLKLTKHFFFPGFNARTGGLLCEAGLDARRRAFQQDPARAAAFLARFGVTPEEAAGRKVSLFCYPEAPVNALFGVWREAAQPTLCLVPEGVARDRVEAFLGGAAVAGASATRGALTLKVLPFVPQEDYDLLLWSCDLNFVRGEDSWVRAQWAGRPFIWHIYPQDEQLHHKKLRAFLQAYAQALPALDAFMLGWNGAREIDDWAAAWTALEEESPRIAEQADVWREQVTAHGDLATKLLDFVRELGRARENRV; translated from the coding sequence ATGTTCCAGAACTCTTCCGCGCCGTCGCTGGCCATCTTTTGCAAGGTCGTCGACAACTATGGTGACATCGGCATCTGCTGGCGCCTGGCGCGCCAGTTGCGCCACGAGCACGGGGTCGCGGCCACGCTGTGGGTGGACGACCTGGCGAGTTTTCGCCGCATCTGTCCGCAAGTCGATCCGGACGCGGCGGCGCAGGCGGTGCAGGGCGTCGCCGTACGGCACTGGGGCGGCCAGGACGATGTCTATGCCGTCGGCGACATCCCTGATGTCGTCATCGAGTTCTTCGGCTGCGAGCTGCCGCCGTCCTGGGTCGAGGCGATGGCGGCGCGCACGCCGCGTCCGGTATGGATCAACTACGAGGGCCTGACGGCCGAGGAGTGGGTCGAGGGCTGCCACCGGCTGCCGTCGATGCATCCACGGCTCAAGCTGACCAAGCATTTTTTCTTCCCCGGCTTTAACGCGCGCACCGGCGGCCTGTTGTGCGAAGCCGGCCTGGATGCGCGCCGCCGCGCCTTCCAGCAGGATCCGGCCCGCGCCGCGGCTTTCCTGGCGCGCTTTGGCGTGACGCCGGAGGAGGCGGCCGGGCGCAAGGTATCGCTGTTCTGCTATCCCGAGGCGCCGGTGAATGCGCTGTTCGGGGTCTGGCGCGAAGCGGCGCAGCCGACCCTGTGCCTGGTGCCCGAGGGCGTGGCGCGCGACCGGGTCGAGGCCTTTCTCGGGGGCGCGGCAGTGGCCGGCGCCAGCGCCACCCGTGGCGCGCTGACGCTGAAGGTGCTGCCGTTCGTGCCGCAGGAGGACTACGACCTGCTGCTCTGGTCCTGCGACCTGAACTTCGTGCGCGGCGAGGATTCCTGGGTGCGCGCACAATGGGCGGGGCGCCCGTTCATCTGGCACATCTATCCGCAGGACGAGCAGCTGCACCACAAGAAGCTGCGCGCCTTCCTGCAGGCCTATGCACAGGCGCTGCCGGCGCTGGATGCCTTCATGCTCGGCTGGAACGGGGCGCGCGAGATCGATGACTGGGCGGCCGCCTGGACGGCGCTGGAAGAAGAGTCGCCGCGTATCGCCGAGCAGGCCGACGTCTGGCGCGAACAGGTCACCGCCCATGGCGATTTGGCGACGAAGCTGCTCGATTTCGTGCGCGAACTGGGGCGGGCACGGGAAAACCGAGTATAA
- a CDS encoding elongation factor P produces MKPAKEIRVGNIIMVDEKPFIVLRSDVNGSSRTGFTYKWKMKNLLTNAPLENVFRGDDKFDVVVLDKKPVTYSYFADPLYVFMDEEYNQYEIEEENLGDALHYLKDGMECEAVFYDGKAISVELPTIIARQIVYSEPAVKGNTSGNVLKEAKLENAIEAHQHTIMVPLFVSQDDTIEIDTRTNEYKKVVRN; encoded by the coding sequence ATGAAACCCGCAAAAGAAATTCGTGTTGGCAACATCATCATGGTGGATGAAAAGCCATTCATCGTGCTGCGTTCCGATGTCAACGGCTCGAGCCGTACTGGCTTCACCTACAAGTGGAAGATGAAGAATCTTCTGACCAATGCACCGCTGGAAAACGTGTTCCGCGGCGACGACAAGTTCGACGTGGTCGTGCTGGACAAGAAGCCGGTCACCTACTCGTACTTCGCCGACCCGCTGTACGTCTTCATGGACGAAGAGTACAACCAGTACGAAATCGAAGAAGAAAACCTGGGCGACGCGCTGCACTACCTGAAAGACGGCATGGAATGCGAAGCCGTGTTCTATGACGGCAAGGCGATCTCGGTCGAACTGCCGACCATCATCGCTCGCCAGATCGTGTACTCGGAGCCGGCTGTCAAGGGCAACACTTCGGGCAACGTCCTGAAAGAAGCCAAGCTGGAGAACGCGATCGAAGCCCACCAGCACACCATCATGGTGCCGCTGTTCGTCAGCCAGGACGACACGATCGAGATCGACACCCGTACCAACGAATACAAGAAAGTGGTGCGTAACTAA